Proteins encoded within one genomic window of Saccharicrinis carchari:
- a CDS encoding AMP-binding protein — protein sequence MGNYTLRKYDSIKLNGVKRHGEGLRIFCLQELTKTNTPEWEQAVYRFIIEWLSFEDFVTAHTSGSTGKPKEIRLQKKYMIASALKTIDFFNLSEGKTVLLCLSANYIAGKMMLIRAMVGGFNLLLAEPTGAPLKQINEPIDFTAMVPLQVFNSLPDFGHKVKNVIIGGGVLSSELLKKMHGLPTRFFETYGMTETVSHVAVKLIGEESTPFKAMPNVTFAIDNRGCLIITAPDITDHPIVTNDIVELRDDCEFFFLGRYDNVINSGGVKIIPEEVERKLSDVLKVPFLISAVPDEKLGEKVVVVLQEYSQGNLSLSDLSACLSPYEIPKAILRIAQFPLTDSGKVKRYEVRKMIAEEYH from the coding sequence ATGGGGAACTATACCTTGAGAAAATACGATAGCATAAAATTGAATGGTGTAAAACGGCATGGTGAAGGGTTGCGTATTTTTTGTTTACAGGAATTGACTAAAACAAATACTCCAGAATGGGAGCAAGCTGTTTACCGTTTTATTATAGAATGGCTTTCGTTTGAGGATTTTGTTACGGCACATACTTCGGGTTCCACAGGAAAACCCAAGGAAATACGCTTGCAGAAAAAATACATGATAGCCTCGGCGCTAAAAACGATCGATTTTTTTAATTTATCGGAGGGTAAAACGGTGCTTTTATGTTTATCGGCTAATTATATTGCCGGCAAGATGATGTTGATCCGTGCCATGGTAGGCGGGTTTAACTTGTTATTGGCCGAACCCACAGGTGCCCCTTTGAAACAGATAAACGAACCCATTGATTTCACCGCCATGGTACCTTTGCAGGTTTTTAACTCCCTTCCCGATTTTGGGCACAAGGTTAAAAATGTAATTATAGGTGGGGGAGTCCTCTCGTCCGAATTGTTAAAAAAAATGCATGGTTTGCCTACCCGTTTTTTCGAAACGTATGGGATGACAGAAACAGTATCGCATGTAGCAGTTAAATTGATAGGGGAGGAGAGTACCCCGTTTAAAGCCATGCCCAATGTAACTTTTGCAATCGACAATAGAGGATGTTTAATAATAACAGCACCCGATATTACCGATCATCCTATCGTTACCAATGATATTGTGGAACTAAGGGATGATTGTGAATTTTTTTTTCTTGGACGTTACGATAATGTAATAAACTCTGGCGGTGTAAAAATAATCCCTGAAGAGGTAGAACGCAAACTGAGCGACGTGCTTAAAGTGCCCTTTCTGATTTCGGCTGTGCCCGATGAAAAATTGGGCGAGAAAGTGGTGGTGGTGCTTCAGGAATATAGTCAGGGCAATCTTAGTTTGAGTGACTTATCGGCTTGCCTATCGCCCTATGAAATACCCAAAGCTATCCTACGCATCGCGCAATTTCCGCTTACAGATAGCGGAAAAGTAAAACGTTACGAAGTAAGAAAAATGATTGCTGAAGAATATCATTGA
- a CDS encoding C1 family peptidase, with protein MKDLRIVGLVLGAMLGLSQVNAQEEKIETEGFKFETIYDWDATSVKNQYRSGTCWSYAGLSFLESEALKNGKGALDLSEMFVVRNCYSDKATKYVRLHGHLNFAGGGSFEDVLYTLRNYGFVPEQAYSGLKYGETNHVHGELDNVLKAYVDAVIENKNKKLSLAWHKGFNGILDAYLGEYPQTFSYEGKQYTPKSFAKDVTGLDADDYIIVSSFTHHPYYTKFVFEVPDNWVWGEVYNVTLNDLKEIMHSTLKQGHTFGWASDVSEKGFSFRKGVAIVPENDIEEMDGSEREKWEAMSKAERDRRMYSFNGPVKEKVITAEMRQKQFDNYLTTDDHGMHITGMVKDQEGKIYYKVKNSWDTNNIYDGYFYASEPFVLLKTMNIMINKHSLPKDLKKKLGIK; from the coding sequence ATGAAGGATTTAAGAATTGTAGGCCTTGTTTTGGGCGCTATGCTTGGATTGAGCCAGGTAAATGCGCAGGAAGAAAAGATAGAAACCGAAGGTTTTAAGTTTGAAACAATTTACGACTGGGATGCCACCTCAGTGAAAAATCAATACCGTTCGGGTACTTGTTGGAGTTATGCAGGACTTTCGTTTCTAGAGTCCGAAGCGTTAAAAAATGGCAAGGGCGCTTTGGATTTGTCCGAAATGTTTGTGGTGCGTAACTGCTACTCGGATAAGGCCACCAAATATGTTCGTTTGCACGGCCATCTGAATTTTGCCGGCGGAGGCTCATTTGAAGATGTGCTGTATACTTTGCGTAACTATGGTTTTGTGCCCGAGCAAGCCTATAGCGGACTAAAATATGGTGAAACAAATCATGTGCATGGTGAATTGGATAATGTTTTAAAAGCGTATGTTGACGCCGTTATCGAGAATAAAAATAAGAAGCTATCGTTGGCATGGCACAAAGGTTTTAACGGAATATTGGATGCATATTTGGGCGAATATCCTCAAACCTTTAGTTACGAAGGAAAGCAATACACACCAAAATCCTTTGCCAAAGATGTAACCGGCCTGGATGCCGATGATTATATAATCGTAAGCTCATTTACACATCATCCTTATTATACTAAATTCGTTTTTGAAGTGCCCGATAACTGGGTGTGGGGCGAAGTGTATAATGTAACACTTAACGATTTAAAAGAGATTATGCACAGCACACTGAAGCAAGGCCACACTTTTGGCTGGGCATCGGATGTTAGCGAAAAAGGCTTTTCTTTTCGGAAAGGGGTAGCCATTGTTCCTGAAAACGATATTGAAGAAATGGACGGTTCGGAACGAGAAAAATGGGAAGCCATGAGTAAAGCCGAAAGAGATAGAAGGATGTACAGCTTTAACGGACCGGTAAAAGAAAAAGTAATAACAGCTGAAATGCGCCAGAAACAGTTCGATAACTATTTAACTACCGATGACCACGGTATGCACATTACCGGAATGGTAAAAGATCAGGAAGGTAAGATTTATTATAAAGTGAAAAACTCCTGGGACACCAATAATATTTACGATGGATATTTTTATGCCTCGGAGCCCTTTGTGCTGCTAAAAACCATGAATATAATGATTAACAAGCACAGCTTACCCAAAGATTTGAAAAAGAAATTGGGGATAAAGTAA
- a CDS encoding 1,4-dihydroxy-2-naphthoate polyprenyltransferase has product MSKIKSYISSFRLRTLPLALSSILMGNFIAAYHHSYSWAVGILATVTTVLLQILSNVANDYGDAVSGADNVERIGPARMVASGKISLSEMKRTVIVFSALSLISGIALIAVGNLELLSLKAWGLLVLGFAAIAAAIKYTVGKNPYGYSGRGDIFVFLFFGLAGVLGTYFLHTGTIDPWLLLPASAVGLLSTGVLNLNNLRDIESDAKSGKHTLVVKNGSPWGKRYQTVLLVSALLFMVTYGLFQFVTLWQWLFLLAVPLIAKNLWVVFNNNEPYLLYPQLKKLAMTTFIMVLLFGVGLMI; this is encoded by the coding sequence ATGTCAAAAATAAAATCTTATATATCTTCCTTCAGGTTGCGTACGCTCCCTTTGGCACTTTCCTCTATATTAATGGGAAATTTTATTGCAGCTTATCATCATTCGTATAGTTGGGCGGTGGGTATATTGGCAACAGTGACTACTGTTTTGCTGCAAATACTGAGTAACGTGGCTAACGACTATGGCGATGCGGTTTCGGGCGCCGACAATGTGGAGCGAATAGGACCCGCACGCATGGTGGCCTCCGGAAAAATATCACTTAGCGAAATGAAACGTACCGTGATCGTATTTTCTGCTTTGTCGCTGATTTCTGGTATAGCTTTGATTGCTGTTGGGAATCTGGAGTTGTTGAGCCTGAAAGCCTGGGGATTGCTGGTGTTGGGTTTTGCGGCTATTGCGGCAGCAATAAAATATACGGTGGGTAAAAATCCATATGGCTACAGTGGGCGTGGCGATATTTTCGTATTTCTGTTTTTTGGTTTGGCCGGCGTGTTGGGAACCTATTTTTTGCATACCGGAACAATCGATCCCTGGCTGCTGCTTCCCGCTTCAGCAGTAGGTTTATTGAGTACAGGTGTTTTAAACCTCAATAATCTGCGCGACATTGAAAGCGATGCCAAATCCGGAAAACACACTTTGGTGGTTAAAAATGGAAGCCCATGGGGCAAGCGCTATCAAACGGTACTGCTCGTTTCTGCGCTTTTGTTTATGGTAACCTACGGTCTGTTTCAGTTTGTAACTTTATGGCAGTGGTTGTTTTTATTGGCCGTGCCATTAATAGCTAAAAATTTATGGGTTGTTTTTAACAATAATGAACCTTATTTACTTTATCCACAATTAAAAAAATTGGCCATGACAACTTTTATAATGGTGTTGCTGTTTGGGGTGGGCTTGATGATTTAA
- a CDS encoding o-succinylbenzoate synthase, producing the protein MLQASYKKHTLQFITPGGTSRGVLTTKNSWYIQVWDVRNPTVSGVGECSILPHLSIDDKPGFEDKLRELCANINRYASNYRSNMEDELLAWPAIRFGLEMALLDLKNGGHKTIFASDFVEGKKSIPINGLIWMGEVDYMKEQLAQKIDSGFKCIKMKIGAIDFEQEINLIREIRKTYNSAQLEIRVDANGAFNSGEALAKLNELAKLGIHSIEQPIKAGQWQKMAGLCAESPVDIALDEELIGISDSYKREELLATVKPAYIILKPSLLGGFKACDQWVQAANKLGIAWWATSALEGNIGLNAIAQWTAIQDNTLPQGLGTGQVFANNIASPLEVKNGHLIYNKKQPWGTIP; encoded by the coding sequence ATGCTTCAAGCCAGCTATAAAAAACACACACTACAATTTATTACCCCCGGTGGTACTTCGCGCGGCGTGCTCACAACAAAAAACAGTTGGTATATTCAAGTTTGGGATGTGCGCAATCCCACTGTTTCAGGTGTGGGTGAGTGCTCCATCTTACCCCATTTAAGTATCGACGATAAACCTGGATTTGAAGATAAGCTTAGGGAGCTTTGTGCCAACATCAACAGGTATGCAAGCAATTATAGAAGCAACATGGAGGATGAGCTATTGGCATGGCCGGCCATCCGCTTTGGCTTGGAAATGGCTCTGCTCGATTTAAAAAACGGTGGGCATAAAACCATATTTGCGTCCGATTTTGTTGAAGGAAAAAAGTCAATACCTATCAATGGTTTAATTTGGATGGGTGAGGTCGATTATATGAAAGAACAGCTGGCGCAAAAGATCGATAGCGGATTTAAGTGTATTAAAATGAAGATTGGTGCCATCGATTTTGAGCAGGAAATTAATCTGATCAGGGAAATCAGAAAAACGTACAATTCTGCGCAACTCGAAATAAGGGTAGATGCCAACGGTGCCTTTAATTCAGGTGAAGCATTGGCTAAACTAAACGAACTGGCCAAGCTCGGTATTCACTCTATCGAGCAACCCATAAAAGCCGGACAGTGGCAAAAGATGGCCGGGCTGTGTGCAGAATCTCCCGTTGATATAGCTCTTGATGAGGAACTCATCGGCATAAGCGATAGTTATAAAAGAGAAGAACTGCTCGCAACGGTTAAGCCTGCATATATCATTTTAAAACCCTCATTGTTAGGTGGGTTTAAAGCTTGTGACCAGTGGGTGCAAGCGGCTAATAAACTTGGCATTGCCTGGTGGGCTACATCGGCATTGGAGGGCAATATAGGTCTTAACGCCATTGCCCAATGGACGGCCATACAAGATAATACTTTACCACAGGGTTTAGGTACCGGACAGGTTTTTGCCAACAATATCGCTTCGCCCCTGGAAGTTAAAAACGGACATCTTATCTACAATAAAAAGCAGCCATGGGGAACTATACCTTGA
- a CDS encoding SRPBCC domain-containing protein, translating into MSVKDFKTRMKIKAEAQDIYAALTNPFTIELWSGYKAEMSTAPGSEFSLWDGDIAGKNLEFEENKKVVQQWYFGEQEEASIVTIKIFEETNRCQVELLHTNIPEADYNEISEGWTNYYLGAIKEFFEQN; encoded by the coding sequence ATGAGTGTTAAAGACTTTAAAACCCGAATGAAAATAAAAGCCGAAGCCCAGGATATTTATGCGGCACTTACCAATCCTTTCACCATTGAGTTGTGGTCGGGTTATAAGGCCGAGATGAGCACGGCGCCTGGCTCGGAGTTTTCGTTATGGGATGGCGACATCGCAGGTAAAAATTTGGAGTTTGAAGAAAATAAGAAAGTGGTGCAACAATGGTATTTTGGCGAGCAAGAGGAAGCATCCATCGTTACTATTAAAATTTTTGAAGAAACTAACCGCTGCCAGGTGGAGTTGTTGCATACTAATATTCCGGAGGCAGACTATAATGAAATAAGCGAAGGATGGACCAATTATTATCTGGGTGCCATCAAAGAATTTTTTGAGCAAAATTAA